Part of the Candidatus Neomarinimicrobiota bacterium genome is shown below.
GTGAAAACCGGGACTCACCACGGGGCACCGGGCGCTGCAAACTGAAAGGAGCATAGGTGCAAACTGAACTCAACGGCCACACACTGGGCTATGATATCCAGGGCGACGACGGCGGGTCGCCCGTCGTCTTCATCCACGGCTTCCCGTTCAACCGCCACATGTGGGCCCCACAGCTGGCGGCGCTGCCGCCCCGCTACCGCGCCGTCACCTATGATGTTCGCGGGCACGGCGAGAGCGACGTGGGGTCCGGACAATACACCATCGAGTTCTTCGTGGACGACCTGCTGGCCCTGCTCGATTACCTGGCCATTGAGCAGACCGTGGTCTGCGGCCTGTCCATGGGCGGCTACGTCGCCCTGCGCGCCGTGGAGCGCCACCCAGACCGCTTCAACGCTCTGGTCCTCGCCGACACCAAAAGCACCGCCGACAACGACGCCGCCAAGGTCAGTCGTGCCGCCGGCATGCTGTCCGTCAGGAGCCACGGCGTGGCCGCTTTCGCGGAGGGCTTTACCAAGGCCGTTCTGACGCCCGCGACGATGGAACATCAGCCCGACCTCGTGCAGAGGATCAAGGGCATGATCACGGGCAACGAAACCCGGGGCATCAGCGGCACACTGCTGGCCCTGGCCGCCCGCACCGACACCACCGCTGCCCTGCC
Proteins encoded:
- a CDS encoding alpha/beta fold hydrolase → MQTELNGHTLGYDIQGDDGGSPVVFIHGFPFNRHMWAPQLAALPPRYRAVTYDVRGHGESDVGSGQYTIEFFVDDLLALLDYLAIEQTVVCGLSMGGYVALRAVERHPDRFNALVLADTKSTADNDAAKVSRAAGMLSVRSHGVAAFAEGFTKAVLTPATMEHQPDLVQRIKGMITGNETRGISGTLLALAARTDTTAALPHMALKTLVLVGEHDTLTPPADAEALVAALPHATLQVIPAAAHLSNLENAAVFNEHLLSFLESL